Proteins co-encoded in one Waddlia chondrophila WSU 86-1044 genomic window:
- a CDS encoding DUF952 domain-containing protein, which translates to MTPQYLYKILPVENWKKSRGMDSAKLTDADQDFIHFAREDQLDRIVGKYWDKVPEYVILKIDIAKLPGKLIFEANPGGENKYYHLYGGSIPLEAVIESKIIKK; encoded by the coding sequence ATGACTCCACAATACCTCTATAAAATCCTCCCTGTAGAAAATTGGAAAAAAAGTCGAGGTATGGACTCGGCTAAACTAACCGATGCCGATCAAGATTTTATTCATTTCGCAAGAGAAGATCAGCTTGATAGAATCGTAGGCAAATATTGGGATAAAGTTCCAGAATATGTCATTTTGAAAATTGATATAGCAAAATTACCTGGAAAATTGATCTTTGAAGCTAATCCTGGTGGAGAAAACAAATATTACCATCTTTATGGTGGCTCCATTCCATTAGAAGCTGTGATTGAATCAAAAATCATAAAAAAATAG
- a CDS encoding pGP6-D family virulence protein encodes MSDVNQLLTKRLNKTEKSSKMAEMAKQSARGNLSSFSGIFTVSELNQGEKDFIEAILYEYSTGKGSINTDFSELVAITSEVKAINHQAALLHGERIKKAQRVLTNYQEGAFTSWLIAAYGNRQTPYNFLQYYEFYSLMPKGLHPQIEAMPRQAVYTLASREGELEKKQQIVENYNGETKSEVLHLIRETFPLEDHDKRRRNIGESTINSLYRLIQNVKSRNARITKSQKNAIFEMIDEFKEWVEECKTR; translated from the coding sequence ATGTCAGACGTCAACCAGCTACTGACCAAACGATTGAACAAGACCGAAAAATCATCCAAAATGGCGGAGATGGCCAAGCAGTCCGCACGGGGAAACCTTTCCAGTTTTTCCGGAATTTTCACAGTTTCTGAACTCAATCAGGGTGAAAAAGATTTCATCGAAGCCATCCTCTACGAATACTCGACAGGAAAAGGAAGCATCAATACCGACTTTTCCGAGCTGGTTGCAATCACATCGGAGGTCAAAGCGATCAACCATCAGGCAGCGCTGCTGCATGGGGAAAGAATCAAAAAGGCGCAAAGGGTCCTAACAAACTATCAAGAAGGGGCTTTCACATCCTGGTTGATAGCCGCATATGGCAATAGGCAAACACCTTATAATTTCCTCCAATACTATGAATTTTACTCCTTGATGCCCAAAGGACTTCACCCTCAAATCGAGGCGATGCCAAGGCAAGCGGTCTACACGCTCGCAAGCCGAGAAGGGGAATTGGAAAAAAAGCAGCAGATCGTTGAAAATTATAATGGAGAGACAAAGTCTGAGGTGCTGCACCTTATCCGAGAAACCTTTCCTCTGGAAGACCATGACAAGCGCAGAAGGAATATAGGGGAATCGACCATCAACAGCCTTTACCGATTAATCCAAAACGTCAAAAGCCGCAACGCCCGGATCACCAAGTCGCAGAAAAACGCGATTTTCGAAATGATCGATGAATTCAAAGAGTGGGTTGAGGAATGCAAAACGAGATAG
- the tatA gene encoding twin-arginine translocase TatA/TatE family subunit yields the protein MIGSAEVIVILCLILLLFGGKKLPEFARSLGKGIREFKRAVHGEETTDDNDGKQ from the coding sequence ATGATTGGAAGCGCTGAAGTTATTGTCATCTTATGTTTAATTCTTCTTCTTTTTGGTGGAAAGAAGTTGCCTGAATTTGCCCGCAGCTTAGGCAAGGGGATTAGAGAGTTCAAGCGTGCAGTTCATGGAGAAGAAACGACAGACGACAACGATGGAAAGCAGTAA
- a CDS encoding ParA family protein, with protein sequence MATRKKIAIAISSFKGGTAKTSTALHIGSALSQFHKQKTLLIDFDAQANLTTGLGFDPDEHDSLAPVLQGNKEVKEVILPTNVKNLDIIPADTWLERVEVTGSLAADRYSHERLHDIIEPLDYDVVIIDTPPSLCWLTESAMIAAKHTLICSTPEFYSVKGLERLSQFIESIGQRHPLNVLGVVLSFWNQRGKSNTTFLDVIEKTFPQKVLKTKVRRDIAVSEASIFGKPLFETAPKSRAAQDYKTLSKEILDRL encoded by the coding sequence ATGGCAACCCGAAAGAAAATAGCGATCGCGATCAGCAGCTTTAAAGGGGGAACGGCAAAGACATCCACAGCCCTTCATATAGGTTCCGCTTTGTCGCAATTCCATAAACAGAAGACACTCCTTATCGACTTCGATGCCCAGGCAAATTTAACGACAGGGCTGGGTTTTGATCCAGATGAGCATGACAGTCTTGCTCCAGTTCTCCAGGGAAACAAAGAGGTCAAAGAGGTCATCCTGCCGACAAACGTCAAAAACCTCGATATCATTCCGGCAGACACTTGGCTGGAGAGAGTCGAAGTCACCGGTTCACTAGCCGCTGACCGCTATTCTCATGAGCGTCTGCATGATATCATCGAACCCCTCGATTATGATGTAGTGATCATCGACACCCCGCCTTCTCTTTGCTGGCTGACAGAATCCGCCATGATTGCTGCAAAGCACACGCTGATCTGTTCCACTCCTGAATTTTACAGCGTCAAAGGGCTCGAAAGGCTTTCTCAATTTATCGAGAGCATCGGCCAACGGCACCCTTTAAATGTACTTGGTGTCGTGTTGTCATTCTGGAACCAAAGAGGAAAGAGCAATACAACCTTCCTTGACGTGATCGAAAAGACATTTCCCCAAAAAGTACTAAAGACTAAAGTTAGACGGGATATCGCTGTTTCCGAAGCCTCTATTTTTGGAAAACCTTTGTTTGAAACAGCTCCCAAATCAAGAGCAGCGCAAGACTACAAGACACTTTCTAAAGAAATCTTAGACAGGCTTTAG
- a CDS encoding methyltransferase domain-containing protein yields the protein MNIKTAKCLGPVADLEKHLPVDWWRSIFNSIYLKTDADVVENDTATAHEIDIFLNFSKIEPSDHILDLCCGQGRHSLELAKRGYRFITGIDRSRYLIRLARSRSQKLGYPIKFSEGDARKIKLADQSMDCVMMMGNSFGYFEQERDDLKVLKEANRVLCEGGLLYLDVTNGAWMKENYEKRSWEWISEELMVCRERHLATDLCRLISRELVTHAEKGVIADQFYAERLYSFEELKSLLLAAGFENIEQQDSLKGESFRNQDLGMMANRILITAIAPKKRKPATRKNPFKIPCTVLLGDPRIPDAIKRDGQFNLEDFHTINQMKEALKKIENFQFSCFDDHKNLIRKFSQNPPPFVMNLCDEGWNNDPFMELHPTALMEMLKIPYTGAGPECLSICYNKSTVRAIAQSMDVHVPSEIWIDPSNHSAAIPSIFPALIKPAYGDSSIGITQNAVVYSAEELVTYFDNLKAQMPNIPILIQEFLDGREFSVGVIGNGVSLEVLPILEVDYSGLPENLPKILGYESKWHPESPYCTHIRYHQAHLDESLARDLIDTSINLFQRLKCRDYARFDFRMDSQGEAKLLEANPNPGWCWDGKMALMAEFAGIQYHELLEKILKAAAERYPYLEHAETDSFSNKAAQKLKKS from the coding sequence ATGAATATAAAAACCGCTAAATGTTTAGGTCCTGTAGCAGACCTGGAAAAACACCTTCCAGTGGATTGGTGGCGCTCCATTTTTAATTCCATTTATCTAAAAACAGATGCCGACGTCGTGGAAAACGATACAGCAACTGCACACGAAATCGATATCTTTCTTAATTTCTCCAAAATAGAACCCTCAGATCATATACTCGATCTTTGCTGCGGACAAGGACGCCATAGCCTTGAGTTAGCTAAACGCGGTTACCGCTTTATTACAGGAATTGACAGATCCAGGTATTTAATCCGCCTTGCCCGCAGCAGATCTCAAAAGCTCGGATATCCCATTAAATTCTCAGAAGGCGATGCCAGAAAAATCAAACTGGCAGACCAGTCGATGGATTGCGTGATGATGATGGGAAATTCTTTTGGATACTTTGAGCAAGAACGCGATGATCTAAAAGTTTTAAAAGAAGCCAATAGAGTTTTGTGCGAAGGGGGATTGCTCTACCTTGACGTGACAAACGGCGCCTGGATGAAAGAAAACTACGAAAAAAGATCTTGGGAATGGATCTCTGAAGAGCTGATGGTTTGCAGAGAACGCCATTTGGCTACCGATCTATGCAGGCTGATTTCTCGAGAGCTTGTGACACATGCAGAAAAAGGTGTGATTGCAGATCAATTTTACGCAGAGCGTCTTTACTCATTTGAAGAACTAAAATCTTTACTCTTAGCTGCCGGCTTTGAAAATATTGAACAACAAGATTCCCTCAAAGGAGAATCTTTTCGCAATCAAGATCTTGGCATGATGGCAAACCGCATCTTGATCACAGCAATAGCCCCCAAAAAAAGAAAGCCGGCGACCCGCAAAAACCCTTTCAAAATTCCTTGCACAGTTTTACTCGGAGACCCGCGCATACCCGATGCCATTAAACGGGACGGACAATTTAATCTCGAAGATTTCCATACAATCAATCAAATGAAAGAAGCTCTTAAAAAGATAGAGAACTTTCAATTTTCCTGTTTCGATGATCATAAAAACCTTATCAGAAAGTTCTCCCAAAACCCTCCGCCCTTTGTGATGAACTTATGCGATGAAGGATGGAACAATGATCCTTTTATGGAGCTACATCCAACAGCTTTGATGGAAATGTTAAAAATTCCTTACACAGGAGCCGGCCCCGAGTGCTTATCGATCTGCTACAATAAGTCGACAGTCCGGGCTATTGCCCAATCCATGGATGTGCATGTTCCCAGCGAAATTTGGATTGATCCGTCCAATCATTCAGCAGCGATTCCAAGTATTTTCCCTGCTTTAATTAAGCCTGCATATGGGGATAGCTCGATTGGCATCACACAAAATGCTGTCGTCTATTCAGCAGAAGAGCTTGTCACCTACTTTGACAACCTAAAAGCACAAATGCCCAACATTCCTATCTTGATCCAAGAATTTCTAGATGGAAGAGAATTTAGCGTTGGAGTGATTGGAAATGGAGTTTCTTTAGAAGTTTTGCCTATTCTCGAAGTCGACTATTCCGGCCTGCCTGAAAACCTGCCCAAAATTTTAGGATATGAATCTAAGTGGCATCCCGAATCGCCGTACTGCACACATATACGCTATCACCAAGCACATCTTGATGAAAGCCTGGCAAGAGATTTAATCGATACATCCATCAACCTTTTCCAAAGGTTAAAATGCAGAGATTATGCACGTTTCGATTTCCGTATGGATTCTCAAGGAGAAGCTAAACTTTTGGAAGCTAATCCGAATCCGGGATGGTGCTGGGATGGGAAAATGGCATTAATGGCAGAATTTGCCGGTATCCAATATCACGAATTACTGGAAAAGATCTTAAAAGCTGCAGCTGAACGTTATCCGTATTTAGAGCATGCAGAAACAGATAGCTTTTCGAATAAGGCAGCTCAAAAGCTTAAGAAAAGCTAA
- the mdoH gene encoding glucans biosynthesis glucosyltransferase MdoH — MHHQFPSKLPGGSAMPSEKKGEFPKQSLNQASENPPRKPIDDQAMTPSLFRRFLVPGFALALSIYAVYEMVNIFLLGSLTTLEIVVIFLFAINFNWIALGFSQSLAGFFSQFRSPSSDYGEVELNTRTAVLMPIYNESPARVFALIEEIALEIESTPYGSAFDWFILSDSNQSSIVLAEEQAFCKLRSATAGKARIYYRRRVRNRAQKSGNIEDFCLRWGRNYDHFIVLDADSIVEAKTLIKLAQRMQNDPDAGLIQTLPVLINAKTPFAKIQQLASKLYGPLLGKGLAWWTQKEGNYWGHNAIIRTEAFMKSAGLPTLNGPPPFGGNILSHDFVEAALIRRAGWSVVIAPDLSGSYEESPPSIYDMAIRDRRWCQGNLQHSKVIHAHGLHWVSRFHLAAGILSYLSPLMWLMLIISGLLLSLQAHYLLPEYFPEKFSLFPTWPIMDYKRAISLFVFTMGVLLGPKIFGLASVIFKNNDCKLWGGRQRLILSFLIEVVLSALIAPIMMLQQSTNVISITLFGKHSSWKPQRRNDGSLPYKELFRFHRWHIAAGLLLAFAASLYSWVLVAWVSPAVLGLLISIPLSKLTASNRIGEWFKNKHLLLTPEETTPPKIALALEEKLQEYDTHLKNIWDLEMLLKHPKLLALHIEMVDQPKQEAQSKASRDPLDAIAIVKVLHAKDQKELLQTLTDSESCYILGQPELLRKIAELPPSKNVLCLNAVHRM, encoded by the coding sequence ATGCATCATCAATTTCCTTCAAAGCTTCCTGGCGGAAGCGCTATGCCTTCTGAAAAGAAAGGGGAATTCCCCAAACAAAGCTTAAATCAAGCTAGCGAAAATCCGCCTCGCAAACCTATTGACGATCAGGCTATGACCCCTTCTCTGTTTAGGCGTTTTTTAGTTCCCGGATTCGCCTTAGCGCTATCGATCTATGCTGTTTATGAGATGGTTAATATCTTTCTTTTAGGCTCCCTTACCACACTAGAAATTGTTGTGATTTTTTTATTTGCAATCAATTTTAATTGGATAGCTTTAGGATTTTCTCAAAGTTTGGCCGGTTTTTTCTCTCAATTTAGAAGCCCTTCTTCCGATTATGGCGAAGTGGAGCTCAATACCCGCACCGCCGTATTGATGCCGATCTACAACGAATCTCCGGCTCGCGTGTTTGCTTTAATTGAAGAGATCGCCTTAGAAATCGAATCAACCCCTTATGGAAGCGCTTTTGACTGGTTTATCCTAAGCGACAGCAACCAAAGCTCTATTGTTCTTGCAGAAGAGCAGGCCTTCTGCAAGTTAAGAAGCGCAACGGCAGGCAAAGCACGCATCTATTATCGCCGCCGAGTGAGAAACAGAGCGCAAAAATCAGGAAATATCGAAGATTTTTGCCTTAGATGGGGAAGAAATTACGACCATTTTATCGTTCTTGATGCAGACAGTATTGTTGAAGCCAAAACTTTAATAAAACTTGCCCAAAGAATGCAAAACGATCCGGATGCGGGACTAATTCAAACGCTTCCGGTACTTATTAACGCAAAAACCCCCTTTGCCAAAATTCAGCAACTGGCTTCAAAATTGTATGGCCCCTTATTAGGCAAAGGACTCGCTTGGTGGACTCAGAAAGAGGGCAATTACTGGGGACATAATGCCATCATCAGAACCGAAGCCTTTATGAAATCGGCAGGTCTGCCAACCTTAAACGGCCCGCCTCCTTTTGGGGGTAATATTCTAAGCCACGATTTTGTTGAAGCAGCGCTCATCCGTCGAGCAGGCTGGAGCGTCGTTATCGCTCCTGACCTCTCGGGCTCTTACGAGGAAAGCCCTCCTTCGATCTATGATATGGCTATACGCGACCGCAGATGGTGCCAAGGAAACCTTCAGCACTCTAAGGTCATCCATGCACACGGATTGCACTGGGTGAGCCGCTTTCATCTGGCTGCAGGCATTCTATCCTACCTTTCTCCTCTTATGTGGCTAATGCTGATTATTTCCGGTTTGCTGTTATCGTTGCAAGCCCATTATTTGTTGCCGGAGTATTTTCCTGAAAAATTTTCACTTTTTCCAACTTGGCCGATCATGGATTACAAGCGAGCCATCAGTCTGTTTGTTTTCACAATGGGAGTGCTTTTAGGGCCGAAAATTTTCGGGCTTGCTTCCGTGATTTTCAAAAACAATGACTGCAAACTCTGGGGAGGGCGTCAACGCCTTATTCTCAGCTTTCTGATAGAGGTTGTTCTTTCTGCATTGATTGCCCCTATTATGATGCTGCAGCAGTCTACTAATGTGATCTCAATCACCTTGTTCGGGAAACACAGCAGCTGGAAGCCTCAAAGGCGCAACGACGGCTCCCTGCCATATAAGGAGCTCTTTCGGTTTCATCGTTGGCATATCGCCGCAGGATTGCTTCTTGCTTTCGCCGCTTCCCTTTACTCCTGGGTTCTAGTCGCCTGGGTATCTCCCGCTGTTTTAGGACTCTTGATCTCAATACCGCTCTCGAAGCTGACAGCCTCCAATCGGATAGGTGAGTGGTTCAAAAACAAACACCTCTTATTGACTCCAGAAGAGACCACACCTCCCAAAATCGCTCTTGCCCTGGAAGAAAAGCTTCAAGAATACGATACCCATCTAAAAAATATTTGGGATTTGGAAATGCTCTTAAAACATCCAAAATTATTGGCTTTGCACATTGAAATGGTCGATCAGCCAAAACAAGAGGCTCAATCAAAAGCTTCAAGAGATCCACTCGATGCCAT
- a CDS encoding glucan biosynthesis protein G, whose protein sequence is MKDQKNFEKTVKYLTKATSILCFFSMLTASLHASNLEDCSGPQCTQSKHPEAPAETFGRSYVIQIARELSRKPYAASENTLPSCLNDLSYDEFRKIRYKPDSAIWKGEDLPFQLQLLHRSSYFKDKVDIAIIEGNQIVPIPYNKNLFTFEDEVKCELTPEEKEIGYSGFRIHFPLNTPDYFDELIVFQGATYFRALGRGNSYGISARGLALKTAEPTGEEFPLFKAFWIEKPAKEADRIIVHALLDSPSVTGAYRFTIIPGENTIVEVETTLFPRVELTKTGFAPLTSMFFHSMNGRGQVDDFRPEVHDSDGLLIINGKGEHLWRPLSNPKQLQVSAFLDKSVQGYGLMQRERSFRSYEDLESHYEKRPSLWILPEGNWGDGSVVLVEIPTDSEVHDNIVAFWQSKDPLKAESEFHYSYRMIWGFHPVEKNSQIFVSRTARGRADIFKPSKSRLFIIDYEVPREKPEKMPEPIVSASSGKISNVVLRNNPITHGYRLSFEFDEWGNKPAELRAELKAEGAGSIETWLYRLTD, encoded by the coding sequence ATGAAAGACCAAAAAAATTTCGAAAAAACTGTTAAATATTTAACAAAAGCAACCTCCATTCTTTGTTTTTTCTCAATGCTCACAGCCAGTCTTCATGCTTCAAACCTAGAAGACTGTTCAGGGCCGCAATGCACTCAATCAAAACACCCTGAAGCTCCAGCAGAAACGTTTGGCAGAAGCTACGTGATTCAAATTGCACGCGAACTTTCCCGTAAACCGTATGCCGCTTCAGAAAATACCCTGCCTTCCTGTCTAAACGATCTCTCGTATGATGAATTTAGGAAGATCCGCTATAAGCCGGACTCTGCTATTTGGAAGGGAGAAGATCTTCCGTTTCAACTACAGCTTCTACACCGCAGCTCCTATTTCAAAGATAAAGTTGATATCGCCATCATTGAAGGAAATCAAATCGTTCCCATTCCCTATAATAAAAATTTATTCACCTTTGAGGACGAGGTCAAATGCGAGCTGACACCAGAAGAAAAAGAGATCGGATACAGTGGATTCAGAATTCATTTTCCGCTTAACACTCCTGATTATTTCGATGAACTGATTGTCTTTCAAGGAGCGACCTATTTCAGAGCTCTAGGCAGAGGAAACTCTTATGGAATTTCAGCTCGAGGGCTAGCGCTCAAAACAGCAGAACCCACCGGAGAAGAGTTTCCTCTTTTCAAAGCTTTTTGGATAGAAAAGCCGGCGAAAGAAGCTGACAGAATCATCGTTCATGCACTTTTAGACAGCCCAAGCGTCACAGGCGCCTACCGCTTTACGATTATTCCAGGAGAGAACACGATCGTTGAAGTGGAAACAACTCTCTTCCCTAGGGTTGAACTGACAAAAACAGGATTTGCTCCACTTACTAGCATGTTTTTTCATTCCATGAACGGTCGCGGCCAAGTCGATGATTTTCGTCCAGAAGTCCACGACTCTGACGGCCTTTTAATCATCAATGGCAAAGGAGAACATCTTTGGCGTCCTCTATCCAATCCCAAACAACTGCAAGTCAGCGCATTTTTGGACAAATCAGTCCAAGGATACGGCTTGATGCAAAGAGAGCGCTCTTTTCGAAGCTACGAAGACCTTGAATCCCATTATGAAAAACGCCCCAGTTTATGGATTTTACCTGAAGGAAATTGGGGAGATGGATCTGTTGTACTTGTTGAAATTCCGACAGACTCAGAAGTTCACGACAATATCGTAGCCTTTTGGCAAAGCAAGGATCCTTTAAAAGCCGAAAGCGAGTTTCACTATTCTTATCGTATGATATGGGGCTTCCACCCTGTAGAAAAAAACTCGCAGATCTTTGTTAGCCGAACAGCAAGAGGGCGTGCAGATATTTTTAAACCTTCAAAAAGCCGTTTATTTATTATCGACTACGAAGTTCCGAGAGAAAAGCCCGAAAAAATGCCAGAGCCCATCGTCAGTGCATCTTCAGGAAAAATAAGCAATGTTGTTCTAAGGAACAACCCCATCACTCATGGCTATCGCCTCTCTTTTGAATTTGACGAATGGGGAAACAAACCTGCAGAGCTTCGTGCAGAGCTCAAAGCTGAAGGGGCAGGATCTATTGAAACTTGGCTCTATCGATTGACAGATTGA
- the tatC gene encoding twin-arginine translocase subunit TatC has product MEKKRQTTTMESSNDHFWGHVDALRSTLIRVLATIALAMSVVLFFHRPIIDFFTSPLESSAIKTESITQSKITNTSSNPVSYYLQHDNRYLVLAPNESLTVTETHPPKLAIFSPSEGLTTILKVCFWVGAASSAPIWLYWIYLFVAPALHTSEKRLFIPFALFSLCFSLLGVTFCYLFTIPIANQYLNGFNAKLGMNVWGLEHYLNYTLILLAANAIAFEACVALFFLVHYGKISEKGMSKYRKHVIVSIFTLSAILTPPDVFTQVMMALPLMGFYELGIVYARIRRKSRCSQILTHD; this is encoded by the coding sequence ATGGAGAAGAAACGACAGACGACAACGATGGAAAGCAGTAACGATCATTTTTGGGGGCATGTCGATGCCCTGCGATCGACTTTAATCCGCGTCCTAGCGACAATAGCGCTGGCCATGAGTGTTGTCCTTTTCTTTCATCGCCCAATCATCGATTTTTTTACCTCCCCTCTGGAATCTAGCGCAATCAAGACAGAATCGATCACCCAATCTAAAATCACCAATACAAGCAGTAACCCCGTTTCCTATTATTTGCAGCATGACAACCGTTATCTCGTCCTTGCTCCCAATGAATCCCTGACCGTGACGGAAACCCACCCTCCGAAGCTTGCTATTTTTAGTCCTTCCGAAGGATTAACAACGATTTTGAAGGTTTGCTTTTGGGTGGGAGCTGCATCTTCTGCTCCCATCTGGCTTTACTGGATTTATCTCTTTGTAGCGCCGGCCCTACACACTTCCGAGAAGAGGCTTTTTATTCCATTTGCTCTCTTTTCTCTATGTTTTTCACTTTTGGGGGTAACATTCTGTTATCTATTCACCATACCGATCGCGAACCAGTACTTGAACGGATTTAATGCCAAGCTTGGCATGAATGTTTGGGGTTTAGAACACTACCTGAACTACACTCTAATTTTGTTAGCCGCCAATGCCATCGCTTTTGAGGCTTGTGTTGCGCTATTCTTTTTGGTGCATTACGGGAAAATTTCTGAAAAGGGAATGAGTAAATACCGCAAGCATGTGATCGTTTCAATTTTTACACTAAGCGCAATTCTCACTCCTCCGGATGTGTTTACTCAAGTGATGATGGCCTTGCCTTTGATGGGATTTTACGAACTCGGCATCGTTTATGCACGGATCAGGCGTAAATCCCGTTGTTCACAAATTTTGACCCATGATTGA
- the purB gene encoding adenylosuccinate lyase yields the protein MQNEIADLYQSPLTSRYASVEMSRLFSPQFKHSTWRRLWVALAESEKELGLDISQKQIDEMTSCIESIDFGLAHRYESQLHHDVMAHIYAYGDQCPSARSIIHLGATSCFVTDNTDTIQAKQALSLLISRLKQVITNLADFSLRNKETACLGFTHFQPAQLTTVGKRASLWTQDLFMDLEELSYRKSRLRFLGVKGATGTQASFLSLFNGNHDKVKQLDERVSEKMGFDRRFPVSGQTYTRKQDTQTLNAMADLGASCHKFATDLRLLAGLKELEEPFESHQIGSSAMPYKRNPMLSERICSLGRFLISLSQNGAYTHATQWLERSLDDSANRRLSLAESFLTADALLILMEKVTKDLVVNKAIIDKHIAEELPFMATENILMSAVKKGGDRQSLHEKIRIHSQAAADGIKQRGEPNHLLERIKADNEFGLTSEDISDLIDVKTFIGRSPEQVKEFIRTVKTQLEEFS from the coding sequence ATGCAAAACGAGATAGCGGATCTTTATCAATCGCCTTTAACATCTCGTTACGCAAGCGTTGAGATGTCCCGCCTGTTTTCTCCTCAGTTCAAGCACTCTACTTGGAGACGCCTATGGGTGGCCCTTGCAGAATCGGAAAAGGAGCTAGGATTAGACATTTCCCAGAAGCAAATTGATGAGATGACCTCCTGTATTGAATCCATAGACTTTGGCTTAGCTCATCGGTATGAAAGCCAGCTCCATCACGATGTCATGGCTCACATCTATGCTTATGGAGACCAGTGTCCTTCCGCTAGGTCAATCATCCACCTTGGAGCCACATCCTGTTTTGTTACAGACAACACTGACACGATTCAAGCCAAGCAAGCGCTTTCCCTTCTGATTTCACGACTCAAGCAGGTGATTACAAATTTAGCAGACTTTTCCTTGCGGAATAAAGAAACAGCCTGTTTGGGATTTACCCATTTTCAACCCGCTCAGTTGACAACAGTAGGAAAACGGGCATCTCTTTGGACTCAAGACTTGTTTATGGATTTAGAAGAGTTGAGCTATAGAAAAAGCCGTCTTCGTTTTCTTGGTGTTAAAGGCGCAACAGGCACTCAAGCCTCATTTCTTTCCCTATTTAATGGGAACCACGACAAGGTCAAACAGTTGGATGAGAGAGTCTCTGAGAAAATGGGATTTGACCGGCGATTCCCCGTTTCAGGTCAGACCTACACCCGTAAACAAGACACACAAACGTTGAATGCAATGGCGGATTTAGGAGCTAGCTGCCACAAGTTCGCGACAGATCTTAGATTGCTTGCCGGCCTTAAGGAACTGGAAGAGCCGTTTGAAAGTCATCAGATCGGCTCATCGGCCATGCCATATAAACGCAATCCAATGCTTTCTGAAAGAATTTGCTCATTGGGGCGATTTTTGATCTCTCTTTCACAAAACGGTGCCTACACTCATGCGACGCAGTGGCTTGAAAGATCTCTTGACGATTCCGCCAACCGTCGGTTGTCGCTTGCCGAGTCCTTTTTGACAGCAGACGCTCTACTGATTCTCATGGAAAAAGTAACAAAAGACTTAGTTGTCAATAAAGCAATCATTGACAAGCACATCGCAGAAGAGCTTCCTTTTATGGCAACAGAGAACATTTTGATGTCGGCAGTCAAAAAAGGTGGTGATCGTCAATCATTGCATGAAAAGATCCGTATCCACAGCCAGGCTGCTGCGGATGGCATCAAGCAAAGAGGAGAGCCTAATCATTTACTTGAACGGATCAAAGCAGATAACGAGTTTGGCTTGACAAGTGAAGACATTTCCGATCTTATTGACGTCAAAACGTTTATCGGCCGCTCTCCCGAACAGGTGAAAGAGTTTATCAGGACCGTGAAAACCCAACTGGAGGAATTCTCATGA